A genome region from Panicum virgatum strain AP13 chromosome 4K, P.virgatum_v5, whole genome shotgun sequence includes the following:
- the LOC120701907 gene encoding keratin, type I cytoskeletal 9-like produces MAATHTGRGSGATFPAGGEAGRRLAGLALSQGSPAAPGRAAAAREPTQGGPAACAGGGGRRSRRRSDAGGRGNEGKKGQGAGGACGEAHHGLESGGGRPEKGVRRRGRSSAGTTMVAGSLELDPVGFGLNRARGWVEELRGEAAQLGARDIEAGWREVAGAASDDTSARAQLHVNARKEKGMRMRSLQSSQTDKARAKGEVRRRSRRVVVAGAVPVAGMGVGARTVQHRSSTVIILTEF; encoded by the coding sequence ATGGCGGCGACGCACACGGGTAGGGGCAGCGGCGCCAcgttccccgccggcggcgaggccggccggcggctggcGGGGCTGGCCCTCAGCCAGGGGAGCCCGGCGGCCCCGGGGCGTGCGGCTGCGGCCCGCGAGCCCACACAGGGTGGCCCCGCGGcgtgtgccggcggcggcgggcggcggtcaCGGCGGCGTTCTGACGCCGGTGGCCGCGGAAACGAGGGGAAAAAGGGCCAGGGAGCAGGAGGGGCTTGCGGGGAAGCTCACCATGGGCTCGAATCGGGCGGTGGACGGCCGGAGAAGGGAGTTCGACgaagggggcggagctcggcgggaaCGACAATGGTGGCCGGCAGTTTGGAGCTCGATCCGGTCGGGTTTGGGCTCAATCGAGCTCGGGGATGGGTGGAGGAGTTGCGGGGCGAGGCTGCGCAGCTTGGGGCACGAGATATTGAGGCAGGGTGGCGAgaggtggccggcgcggcgagcgacgACACCTCTGCTCGAGCTCAGCTCCACGTGaacgcgaggaaggagaaggggatgAGGATGAGAAGCCTCCAGAGCTCGCAAACGGATAAGGCACGCGCGAAGGGCGAGGTTCGCCGGCGGTCACGACGCGTGGtggtcgccggcgctgtgccggtcgccggtatgggcgtcggggcGCGCACAGTGCAGCACAGGAGCAGCACAGTAATCATTTTGACTGAATTTTGA